The genomic interval CTGGGTCTCGAAGGACTTGTCGCCCTCGTACTTGATGGTGGCGCCGGTGCACTGCTCGAAGGGCTTGTAGGACTCGATGTGCGGAGTGTCCTCCGGCGTCACGATGCCCGTGTAGATCGTGACCGTCTTGCCCTTGATGTCACCGAACTTGGTGTATGGCGCACAGTCGATGGCCGCCGCCGAGGCGTCCGTGCCGCTGCCGCTGTCAGAGTCGTCGCCGCCGCACGCCGCGAGGCCGAAAACCAGCCCTGCGCTCAGCGTGCCGGCGAGCGCCGCGCGGAAACGCGGGCTCGTAGGTTGACCGAACATACCGCTCCCTATGTCAAATCGCGCTTCCGACGTCCGGAGACGTCGCCGTCCGAAGCGCTACTTGGATCACAGTCAAGAGGTAACCGGCACATTGCGCAATGATTTCCGCTTGATCGACTCGGTAACGATACGGCGTCACTGCTCCGGACGCCTTAACCGGTTAAGGTAGAGCCCCTGGTCAGGCCGCGAAAAAGCGCCTTACCAGGACCCTAGCGAAAAACGGACCACCCCGCCCGGGATATCGGCCGATATCCGAGGCGGGGTGGTCCGAACGGTCGATACCGACCTTGGTGGGGGCAGACGTAAGCCCCTCAGCCGGCCATCGAGAGGTACTTGAAACCGAGGCGGCTCATGCGCTCGGCGTCGAGCACGTTGCGGCCGTCGAGCACGATCGGCGTACGCATCAGGCCGACGAACTTGCCCCAGTCGAGCTCGATGTACTGCGCCCACTTGGTCACCAGCACCACGGCGTCGCAGTCGTCGAAGACACCGTCGAGCGTGTCGCTCAGGTGCGGCGCCAGCTCGGGGTACTCCCGGCGGAAGCGCTCGCCCGCGATCGGGTCGTGCAGCTTGACCCGGGCGCCCCGGGCGAGCAGCAGGCCGGCGATGTCGAGCGCCGGCGAGTCGCGCAGGTCGTCGGTGTTGGGCTTGAACGCCACGCCGAGCAGCCCGATCTTGCGGCCCTTGAGGATGCGCAGCTCGGACTGCAGGCGCTCGACCGCGATCTCGCGCTGCCGCTGGTTGACGTCGCGGGCGGCCTTCACGATCGGCATGTCGTAGTTGTATTCCGACGCGGTGGCGATCAGCGCCTTGGTGTCCTTGCCGAAGCAGGAACCGCCCCAGCCGACACCGGGCTCCAGGAAGCGCGAGCCGATGCGCTGGTCGAGGCCCATGCCGCGGGCCACCTCGGTGATGTCGGCGCCGACCTTGCCGGCCAGCTGGCCGATCTCGTTCACGTAGCTGATCTTCAGGGCGAGGAACGCGTTGGCCGCGTACTTGATCAGCTCGGCGCTGGCCAGGTCGGTCGAGACCAGCGGGACGGCCGTGGTGTCGTCGGGCCGAGGCTGGAAGACGGGCGGGGTGAAGGTCTGGTTGATCAGCGGGCGGTAGAGCTGGTTGAGCACCTCGAGCGCGCGCGGACTGTCCGAGCCGATCACGATGCGGTCGGGGAACAGCGTGTCGTGGATGGCGTTGCCCTCGCGCAGGAACTCCGGATTCGACGCGACCGAGAACTCGCAATTTTCCGGCCGGTCGTCGCGCTGCGCGAACGAATCGCGAAGAATCGCGTCGACCCAGTTGCCGGAGCCGATCGGAACGGTCGACTTGTTGACCACAACGGTGAACTCGTGGTCGAGATTCTGCGCGACGCTCTCGGCCGCCGAGCGCAGATAGCGCAAATCCGGGCTGCCGTCGCCGGCGGAGGGGGTCTGCACGGCCACGAAGACGACGTCGGCCCCCGGCACGCCCTCGGCGTAGCTGGTGGTGAACGTCAGGTTCGGCGCGGCCTCGGCGAGCAGCTCCTCCATGCCGGGCTCGTAGATGGGGCACTTGCCCCCGCGCAGCATGTCGACCTTGTCCTGGTCGAGGTCGATGCAGGTCACCTGGTGTCCCAGGAAGGCCAGGCTCACACCGGTGGTC from Paractinoplanes brasiliensis carries:
- a CDS encoding UDP-glucose dehydrogenase family protein, with the translated sequence MRVCVVGTGYVGLTTGVSLAFLGHQVTCIDLDQDKVDMLRGGKCPIYEPGMEELLAEAAPNLTFTTSYAEGVPGADVVFVAVQTPSAGDGSPDLRYLRSAAESVAQNLDHEFTVVVNKSTVPIGSGNWVDAILRDSFAQRDDRPENCEFSVASNPEFLREGNAIHDTLFPDRIVIGSDSPRALEVLNQLYRPLINQTFTPPVFQPRPDDTTAVPLVSTDLASAELIKYAANAFLALKISYVNEIGQLAGKVGADITEVARGMGLDQRIGSRFLEPGVGWGGSCFGKDTKALIATASEYNYDMPIVKAARDVNQRQREIAVERLQSELRILKGRKIGLLGVAFKPNTDDLRDSPALDIAGLLLARGARVKLHDPIAGERFRREYPELAPHLSDTLDGVFDDCDAVVLVTKWAQYIELDWGKFVGLMRTPIVLDGRNVLDAERMSRLGFKYLSMAG